The Myripristis murdjan chromosome 17, fMyrMur1.1, whole genome shotgun sequence DNA segment ATTTGCAACTTGTATTCACTTTACCCAGATACAGAGAACGCCTCAGCTGGCAGCAAGGAGAGAGAAGACGGCTTGGTTTAAACACTTCATGTTCACTTCAAGGAATTCAACTTATAGATTCAACAACTCGTCAAATCAATAAATGTGTAGTCTTGTTCTTCCTGGATCGGGAGCATCAGCTGCACAGGAAACCCAGCTCGAGCCCCCGCAGCGTCTTAATGACTAAACGAGATAAGGTAAGTACCGGTGAACAGTGGGGTGGTTCACCGCCAGCAAGATCAAAGCTCTCTGAATCAGGCCCCCTGCTGTGTCCCAGACAGAGTTTCAAGGGTTCAAGCAGCCTGAGATTATATTCTAAAAGGTTCATATGGGGTTCAGTCCCATAAAGAGTCCCATTTAATATACAGCTCCACTTGATTGAAATAAACCGGGCTGTTGGCTCTACTTAAGCACTCCATTAGTCTGTTATGTGCATTTCTTGTTTGATTTAAAGCTTCACAGTTACAGCTAAAATGATCATATACATTGCTTGGGTAGATAATGTgattaccatttttttttttatcatgtttgcTATTTTTGATCTTGATGTTTCATGGGGGAAAATCATTTCATTGCACATTTTATGTCTTGAATACTTTCAGCTACAGCAGGCTCTCTACAAAGAAATAGAAATCTTTGAATATTATCACATTCTGCTATTATTAATCGTGCAAACTAAAACTGCTATTTACAACTGGACAAGAGCAACTATAGGGTGCTACAAGTTGGAGCATCGGAAGATAACTTCTTGGTTCACAGAATCAAACACAAAGTGTGCTGTAATCGGTCAAGTCATGGTTtttgacagcttttttttttattactgccACTAgcaaactttcatttttttggtgGGTTTGAGTACATTTGGTGTTTTCAGATTATATttgaagtaaaagtgaaaaaactGACATTAAGTGAGTCAAGGGACAACACTGTGACTCACTCAGCGACGGAGTATGGCAGTAGAATAAGTCTCAAATCCTTGATCACAGACAGCATCGCAGCGTCACCTATCAGACTGTTCTGGGGGAAACTCTAATGATGTGCTGAGAGTTCTGCTGCTGCCTTCTTCAAGGATGTGAGGGATTTTGTGAGGTTTAAGTGAGGTAATTGGTGAAGACTGGAAATACGTTTCATATTTGttgaaaatcttaaaaaaaaaaaaaaaaaaaattatgtcaaCTCCAGGGGGAGCTGCCTTTACAGGTGACTGATTGTCTTACCTCAGCAGCAGACACAAAGGAGTCAGTGGAGGCGATGCTCATACTGTCCCTCAAACAGGGGTCATCCAGATCCTCTCTGGACAAAACGTCTGCCATTTTatctgcaaaagaaaatgcgggacaaataatagaaaaatTAGTTGCAAATAATCAAATGGGCAGCAGGATGATGTCCTTCAACCAAGAGGACTGACGACTTCCCTGTGGAGGGAATTTCTACTAAGGAAACCAATGAcattaaacaaacatatttttcttcttcttataaTTGTTATCATGGGCATCACTTTATAACTATTTGTAGtatcaggtgggaggggctaaCACATAGGACAGTGCATCAAGTGTCAGATAATTCAAACTTTTAAAGGAAATatatgaaagtgaatttagCAAAATTTCTACGATTGATAATGCACCTGACACTACCCAGTTGTGCAAATCTGCCGAATCAGCTAGCACTGACATTATAATGATACATTATTTGGCAATAATACTTGCCCCGGGGatggacatgaaaaataaacagcaaaaaaattctaaaaaaaatgaacccaCATGAGACCAGGTTTCAGGTGGAGGTGTAAATAGGATTCAATTGTTTTGTTAAAACTTTGAAATCCCAAGTCACagctgctgcagacacacattttctctcctgcTCTAGTATTCCCTTTTGTGTcctgctatttttttattttttcctgaaataCCATACACTGTATTACATTTCTATCATATAAAATGGTTGTTCAATGGTAACAAGAGCCAAAGTACTGTGTCTTAGCCTTACAAGAGTCACAGGCCATCAGGTTTATTGATGCAAGAcgaaatgaaaacaaaggaaTTACAGAAGGCGTTCTCTTCAATCatttatggatttatttatttttaaattttgtttctAGCCTTTTTGCCTCAGCAAATGAGTGTTTCACATCAAGTGTGGGTGCTGGTTAATCAAGTTATAATGGTTCAGGGGGAAATAACCTAAACAACAAATTTCTTAATAACACAGGTACCAAATGACAGCGGCAGCAAGTCAGAATAAACAAGTCATACAATGAAATTGgcagtgggaggaaaaaaacaaacaggcataTGAATATAGGAATATCGACAAATATTGGGTCATGGAAATGCAATATACAATGCAACTTAAAGGAAAAACGATGGATTTTAATTAGCAAAATGATGCacacaaattgtgtgtgtgtgtgtgtgtgtgtgtgagagagagagagagagagtaggtgAGCGTGGAAGCTGACTCACCCTGGCTGTTGCTGTGGGTTGACGGCTCTGAGATACCCAGCGCGCCCTCAAACTCCTCCTGGAGGCGGTAGGCCCTCTGCAGCAGAGACTCCAGCTTGTGGATGAACTCGGCGCTGAGGACATCCTGAACACAAAATACTCAAGTTGAAGTGCAGGAGCACGGCTCACACAGGCTTCACCACACAGTGCTCTGATTCCAGTGTTTAAAACTATCGATGTAGTGTTAGTGCACACTGAGGCTGTGCACGGacatgaaatgtaatgaaatcgAGATGAAAAGGCAGAAGAAAACTGGTTAACTGTCCCTTAACAATGTCTACTTACAAAATTAATTACATACTTTAAgcctgcactgcactgcacagactaGTTAATTTTACAAACAGTTTGCAAGATAAAAAATTTGAACCTTGATATTAAGAAATAATATAACATGCTGACAGCAGGCtgtacacagcacacagcaacctgtctttctccttttttggaTTTGGCTCCCATGTTGAGCAGAGAAGTGTCCTTACCTGACACCGGAGTTTAATCTGGCCACACAGGGTGGCTCTAATTACCAGGGAGAAGATGCTAGTCACTACTGCAGCCTAACTGTGTGCCTTAGGTTgataaaataaacttttttcttttctagtgTAGCTTGTACATTGGAATAACACCGCCGTAAAACAGACTGAGACACTGGTTTACAGATTAGTGATTCACTGACCATTTCTTTCAATTTGGACAGTGAGCACAACCACAATACAATGATTAACCTCCATTAAGGTCACAACTGCAACCTGTCATGTGCTTTTTCTTTACATGGAGTCTAAACAGTTCTCCACCCTTTAACAGGCGTTTCAAGTTCGGCGTAATTAAGTTTGCGTAGATGTTAGCGTATGCGCAtcacacataaaaatatcaGCATGCTGAAAGCAGAAAATGTTGCTGAATCACTTTATGCATAATTTAAGTCCTTTGTTGACAAGGCTGAGCAAAGCTTTTGAACAAGGTAAGGCACCCATACAGCATAACAGACTAAGACTGTGTGCCAGATAACCAAGGCACTGACAattaaaatgagatgaaaatcTTCTTCCTCCATGTTGTGGTGTCTTCTGCTGGAACTAAGTCCACAGATTATGCAGGTTGCTATGTGTTTCATGttgctggatgtgtgtgtcatctgATAAGCTCTAAATTATaatgtttgctttattttgtgatCAATTACTTGTTTGTATAAGGAAGGTGAAGGACCATCACAGTCACAAAAGTGAAATTTGTATGTAGTCGGGTGCTGGAAGCGTCATATACTGTTTTTAATGCAGATTTTCCATGCTGCTTAATGTTTTCCCTGTAAAATACATGCTGTctgtatttagatttattttagtttatgtaACGTCAATGATTTTATCACTTTTCTGCCATGATTTGCATGCCTCTATTCTACTgagtgttacttttttttttattcagtttcatGGAGCCTATATTATGTAACACCTGTCTAGTAGCCTCTGACTGACTCTGGCACATTTACTGTAATGATTTAATAATGTGCACTCTTCCTGTAAAATAAACCACAtcaattaagaaaaataaagttaaaaggAGGTATTCCACTTCATCAGTTCTTTCCTGGGAAAGAACTGATGACATTGCTGTTACACAACCAAACTCTGTGAGACAGGTAGGCTGTCAGAGTGCGCTGGTTATTCATGAGTCTAACCTTTAGGGCAGTGTCTGTGGGCAGTCTGCTCTTCTTAGTGTTTGTTCTTCGCTAAGACAGGAGGACGGTGGACACAGGTGGACAAAGAGAATAGAAAACTTTGGCAGGATTCAGTTTCATGCCACTAAGGTTGCGTGTGGATCTCAACCACTACACATCTTGTTGGTTCTTAAGTGGGATTTGCAGCCTAAAGCAGACGCCGTGTAATGCTTTTATTTAGTGGAGATGCAAGTTAAATTATAATAAAGCCATTTACAGTCTGCAGGGAGATGGGCATGTTAtagggaatttaaaaaaaaacaacaacttcccAAACATGTTAAAAGTAACATGAGGCTGCCCATTTTTTTCtatgcaaatgtaaatatgtttgtgtgattATAACTCATTTAAAACGCAACTATCTTAAACTACAAAGTGCCTTTCCTTGtgtgtagaggtgtgtgtgtgttttattaaccTCCATGCTCTCCTCAGCGATGGCGTCTCCAGCTCCTGTTTTGATGGAGGCACAGTTGTCATCATCCTCAGTCTGCCTGTTCCTGAATGTCAGTGCCTGCTCCCAACGCCTCAGAGCCTCCTCAAACAGCTCCATAcctgggtacacacacacacacacacacacacacacacaatcaatctCCTGAGTCTCCTAACGCAATCAATAATTGAGTTTGGCTCTAAAACATTATGCAACTAGCTAAAGAATCATTGCTAATTCATCAGTAAGTATCTCCAAAATACAAGGGATCCAGTCTGTCAAAGTGTTTGTAAAAGATAACTAAGTGCTTTTTAAAGTAGCATATTATACTCTTAATCCTTAATCCTTTCCACACTTTTCTAATCCATTCAGGATTACAAACTCAATATccaatgtggtgtgtgtgtttctttaccCATGAGGTACAGGTTTTCCGGTGTGGTGACAGGTATGCTGACCACATTGCAGATGTCATCATCCCCCGGTCTGTCCCAGCACGTGGAATCATTCTCACAGGTGCTACTACTGGACGAGTTCATGCTTTTAacctgagaggagaggacatgTACAAAGTAGAGGGACACAGTAAAACCTCAGGTAACAGTAGGggcaacacacaacaaacactagACATGCTGAGCCTTCCAGCTGCAGCATTCCACCTGTGTTTCACCAAATGGGTGCACTGATAAAAAATGCAGGTCTAAATAACAGCTGTGCAGCTAGATCAGTCTTAGCTGGACTCTGGTCAGACACCATCTGCAAGTAATTCTTCCTTTGTCAGTGCAACATATTgactttcaaatattttcatgtgattATCTGATCTTTCTGGCGATCATTATATTGTCTTGTGTCGCAACCCCCACCCAGCACGGCACATATTAGAAGATGTTATCTGACACAAATTCACTTACTAGACCACTGAATCTATCAAAGTGTTCATACCAAGCATGCCTGGAGTGGTTTATTTTAACTAAGGGACATTTAtgctctaaccctaacctaaaaATTGCTTTAGTTAATTTAAGCAGATAGAAATTTGGGTGGCACCATATTAACTGGACTGAGACTGCATGAAACATTTAAAAGCCTAGCGTAACAAAATGACCCAGGGGCAAACCACAGTTTGGACTGGTGCTCATATTCAACAACCTCCTCATGTGTTCTCAACTGGTGTGAGAGCACTAGAGAAAGTCTCTGTTCAacaaacagcacagacactcAGCTATTTATATTATAACCATTATACCTgtgcaatataaacattaaaaaacaaatagaaaattcaacacagtaaaagtgtattattttttctttcttcatacTATTTCCTTTTTACACTCATTTAAATGGTATTATGTTGTTTAGTTTCGTCAATAGAAATTAAAACACAGATAAATATAGCATGCTTTTGTGTTACCGAAGCCAGGCTCTGCAGCGACCCCGACAGTTTTCTGTAGGCTGCTGAACTGAGAACCGGACTGCAGGAGAAGCCATTCTTGGAGTTGAGGGAGACACTGCCGTTCTGTTGACTGGTGTTGTCTAGAAAGGCAGATAAGCATACAGAGATAATGTTTAGTCCCACACTACACGAGCCTGCGTCAGGATTACACACCGGATAAGCCATGCTAGCTTGACCACTGCACTAGCAAGACTTGGCAAATAGCTTTTTCTGCAAGTTGTGCTCCTGCTTGAGTGAGCACTGCAGCAGAAACTAAAGTAGCTGTCACTTCCACTCACTCTCCAAAATTAACTTTTGGCTAATCTGCTGGGTCTTGTAAACACACTAATATGTTTCCTGCCTAGAGAGAGTTTTGCTGGCCAAAACAATACTCTGCACATttttcataaaaacacaatatgcCCCTTTTTGCGTAAACATGACAAAGTTTTCAGAAGTTTAAATACAACTGCTTTATGTAGAGCCAGCAGTCAGAGGTATACCaagtcaggtttttttttttttttttactttagtCAAGGTCCAGAGTGTTGGCTGAACAGCAATAAAGTCAAGCCAAGTGTTGCCCAAGTGTTGTCCTTACTGATTTATCTGAGACTATCTATCCATTCACTTACACCACATTTGGCACTTAGTGGATGTTAATTTTGGACCTGCTTCTATAGTTACACTATATTTCTCATGTACCGCTCATCACATCTGGGCTAAATAGCATTTACAAatacttaatgttcattttaTTCTCCTTGGAGTGCCAGATGGGTGGCATTTAGTGGATTAGTaattttttgttacttttcatcacattttgtgTCAGCTCgacaccagtcagtcagtcagtcacattaAAGTACAATTAACTGTCTTTCAAATGCTTTCCCATCACTGTTTAAACTTGTCTCTTTCTCCGGTCATTGTATACAGTTTTTGTTGTACTGTCAAAGGGGGCTAACCCACCCATATGACACATCAGGTATGGCTAAAACATGAATGCTGAGAATGCCAAGATCTTTTAAACCCAGGTCAATGGTCTTTTGATTCCAATTAATTTGAGATTTCTTTCAAATTGTCCTTTTGGACTCTCATCAGTGCTAAGTCTTCCTGAGTGAGATTAAATGAAGAAAAGCATTTCTCAGTAGCCCGCTGATTATAGTGTGAGGTACAACAGAACCAGCATTACACATCAGTTTGATTACATCACAAACTCACAACTCGGCTAAAATATTAAACCGAGGTCACAGGTCAGTGGGTCTCTGGCTGTGAAATCACAGTGGCGGACGCTTCAGCAGGACTTCTTACTTTTCTCTCGGGAGACTGGAGGGAGAAACTCAAAGCCGGCTGGCTCCCACTGGGGTGAGCGGCCCTTCTTCCTGCCCTTCCTCCTTTGGAAGCGGCGTGCCAGGTAGAGGAGGGAGACAGCGCCGAAGGCTGTGGCGGCCACCAGCTTCTTGGTGCCTGTGCTGACACTCACCTATGGGAGAAGCAGAAAAGAGGGCAGCTTTAAGTTTTTCATTTATGTGTCTTGAAGCACAACACGAAGCAGGCTGGAATCTTTTCTATCTGGGCCAAAAACTTGTCTTCATTGAGCTCAATTTCTCATTAAAGCCAGATGTATTTTCCTAACCCACCACAGTGGTTAGACCAACACTCACAAACTGGTCCTGTTttactgttgctgttatttttttttttttttaacattacacCTAGTTGAATACCAGATCGGTTGATGAGAAGGTAGTGTTTTTAACCATgtaattaaccatattttaatTGTCAATctataaattacttttttgattcatcattttgtctCCAAGTCAAAAATTAGGACCAATGCTCATGACAAGTTGCCAGACCCCACAATGTCTCAATATTTCTTACTTAGTGTGACCGgcagcaaaacaataaataaataaataaattgatgaatttaaaaaatcaataaggtaaaataaaataataaaaaaaaattctgttgcTCAACgaactgatttattgattaGTCATTTCAGCACTGTTGCAAGCTGAGGCACAGAGACCAATTCCTCTACCTGCAGCAGAGTCAACAGACCAAATGCATTGCAGCAACCCGACCTGTTACATGCTAAGTAAGGGGCTCAACTCACTTTCTCTCAACTTGAAACTCTTGCTTTCATGCTACCACATACCACCGTGTGAATGTAGCTGAGGACAGATTTTTCTTTCAATTCTCTACCCTCAGAGTGAGATGTGAATGTTATATCCACAAGATCGCACCAGGAGTTGGGTAaactgcaataaataaataaataaataaacgataAAAGTGGAATTAACAGTCCTGTGACAGATTACCATCTAGTGTTACACTTAAGGAATAAATCCCTGCCAGATAGGAAAGTTCAACTGAGGATGCAAAAGCCTGAGCGTATAAAAATCAAAGAGGATAGTGATGACATAACAGCTCTTGGAATCAGCTACCAGTCTGTTGTCTACAATTCAAAGAATCAATTTCACCCAGCATGCATAGCCCCCGCAGAGTCTATAGATAGCTACACTTAATAACAAGGGGGTAATATACATCAACACCACTGCCGCACATTTCCACCAACTGTGGATTACATAAAACAGTGAGTATGGAGCTATGACAACAGCCATAATATTGACTTTCAGACAGGTCTTTGCCAGTGAATGGATATTGATTGCACAAACAGTGCCACAGCCTTGCAGTGTTTGCAAGTTGTTCCGGTCTTCAAAGCCTGCTACTACCAAATGTCAAACATGTTCCCACCAGATTACAACTGATATCCAAGGCGCTACGTGACCCTAACCACAAACTCTCCTCATGCTCAGCCTGCACACTCTACAAAATGAGACAGTCAACTGAATAATCATGCTTATTATCCTGAAAGAAACACAGTTTGAAACTGTGCACACAATGACATAACAGTGgacaatatataaaatattaacaagTTAAAATCATTCATGCTCACCAGTCAGCCTTGCAACACTCATGGAAAAAGCCAGACACTGACTTTTGGCTGCCCTTGCTGTAGTCTGCAGACACTGTCCCATGTATCCTTAACCTTCTCCTTCGCTGTCTAACTGATACTGTCCTGTCACTCGAAGCCTTAAGGTGAAATTGCTCAAACAGATAGTAGCACATTTCTCCAaacatatgcagacacacagtccTAACCATCTTAGAAAGAACACAGGTGATTAGGGATGCACCAGATTCAAAAAGGAGGAACTTTTCAGCCAGGTCATACTGCTTTTTACTACCGCTACCaaggacagaaaaaacagaacacatCTGGTAAATAAAAAGCTGTACCAAAACTCATTGTTTCTAGTacaatcaaaataaattacaaatggCACTAATTCAGTCCTTCAGTGTATGTTGTATTTTGTATGGTGTATATGAGTTGGTGTCACGTATTACTGACATTCATATGTAgagataatgtgattttttttttgcgtttgGTGAAAACAAAGataattttattctatttaaatcCACAGGAAAGTCATTTGTTGGCAGGTTTTATCATAATTTCAACACTATATTAACTGACCTGAAGTCAGTGACCCTatcttattatatatattttacatttcatgcaTTATCTGATGCACTTTTCCAGAGCAACTAACAACAAATGCAAGTGCTGGTTTGCCTGTGATCGGGCAATGTGACCTCTAACAAACCAAATGCAACTTTTCCACCATGGTTCACATCAAAGAAAATTAACAGAAGTGTGACAGCAACCTCCTCTCTCAACCTGAACATAAAAAACACCGTAAGTACTCCAGTTACAAGGCCCCTGACCAACTCCCACTGTATTCAAACATGTCCTCACCTGTGTCAGGGAGTTGTAGACGGAGAGAGGCAGGTCGACCATTCGCAGTGCAGCCACCTTGACGGAGAGCTGGGAGCTAGCGAGTGTCTCATGTGTCATTGTGGCAGTCTATCCATGACTTGGCAAATCTCCATCGCTATTCTGTTTCCATCATCATTCTGCTCTGGAAGGGCTGGAGCTGCAAAAGAATGACAGGAATGACTGACATGCAAAGGTTTAACCTGTGGGGCAGGGGCGTGACAGGGAGATGTGCAACATTAAGCCAGGGACATACATGCAAGTAGAAACGCTCACCTCACCCAGCTAGGTTAGACCACTAATACAAAGGAAGGGCCACCAGTGGCAGGAAAACATTTACAAGCTGACATCACATTGTAAACATGTCTGAGCGTAGAAGCTGCCTCCCTTAAAACTAATGAAGTACACAATTGTTTTCCTGCAAATTAAGCACCTACTTCTAACCATCTCAAACCAGTCACGCTCTGCAGGATTACATATTTTAAGCCCCTGTACGTCCACCTGACATGAAAGCATGTAGTATCCAATTAAGTTGACAGGAGGGACTCAGAGTCCTTGCAGCCCATCACATGACTGACAATGCTGTTGAGTCTCTGAGGGACCTCAACTAAATCTTTGTTTTCTAAAACTGTAACATCTAAAACATATCTCATACAGCAATGCTGCAACTGTTCACATGCATTGACCAGACCAAGGGTTATTTCAGGGAACTGatcataaataaatggaaattcTCATACGTTAGAGTTCAATTTAGCCCAATTTAAATGACTCTGATATTTCCACACAAGCAAGAATGCgggctaaaaacaaaaataataataataaaaaagttcaGCACAGTTAAATTCAAAATAACTGATACTTGTGCTGTATTTACTTCAACTTAATCTTCAAAGATTAGTTGTACACATGTCCTATGGCACATTAGGATATAACAGTCTCAAATTATATATCCTGATTGATGTTCTGGCTTGAATTAATAAAAGTGAACTAAAATCACAAACAACGACACTGACACGAGAAGGAAGGTGGACGGTCATAATTTGCCCTTTATTTAACCTTACACCCCTGCATTAAACCAATGAATCTTAAGcccaataattaaataataaaaaaaaacccaccatgTGCTGCTGATCCTATCCACCACTGTTCTCTTACAACACAGAATGATGTAACCCAAATTGTATCATTCAGTATAACACAATGACAAGGACAGACAATGTAAAGACTGTAAATATATTGACTTTAGACAAGTACAACGATAAACGGCACAGCAGCTTGAAGGCTAGTTGCCAGGTTAATCAGAGATTAGCACACGATGAAGCAACGATTCAGCACCACCTGGGCAGTTAgccgctaacgttagctaccttATGCTAATGTTTGCTAGCTATGTCAGATGTGTTAATCCGGCGAATTATCTTGAATTATAAGGTGTAAATCATTAAACGCGTCTAAAACGGCATGTCGATACCTTGGCCCTAAGAAAACGTGTCATACTGAAGGCATAAACGGTAAAGTCTTTACATTATGACCTCTCCTCCTCGGCTTCTCTCTGCTCGGCCGGCCGGGCTCCGAGTCCGCGCTGAGCACCGAGCAGCTGCACGCGCAAGTCAAGGTTgtgtttcaaaataagag contains these protein-coding regions:
- the miga1 gene encoding mitoguardin 1, which encodes MTHETLASSQLSVKVAALRMVDLPLSVYNSLTQVSVSTGTKKLVAATAFGAVSLLYLARRFQRRKGRKKGRSPQWEPAGFEFLPPVSREKNNTSQQNGSVSLNSKNGFSCSPVLSSAAYRKLSGSLQSLASVKSMNSSSSSTCENDSTCWDRPGDDDICNVVSIPVTTPENLYLMGMELFEEALRRWEQALTFRNRQTEDDDNCASIKTGAGDAIAEESMEDVLSAEFIHKLESLLQRAYRLQEEFEGALGISEPSTHSNSQDKMADVLSREDLDDPCLRDSMSIASTDSFVSAAELSEHRELRSAFALGHHPFYDEALQMAEDGKISCRVLRTEMLECLGDVDFLAKLHCVRQACQLILCERATRTFLADTGKKILSSIIVKARKSPKRFEEVFEEMISFLEHTEHWENTEVELATRGVKHLNFYDIVLDFILMDSFEDLENPPVSIQNVVNNRWLNSSFKETAVASSCWTVLKQKRQHMKVPDGFIAHFYAVCEHISPVLAWGFLGPKSSLHDFCCFFKDQVLFFLKDIFDLDKVRYCSVETLAEDMLHLLHRRSELLLAYLGVDSLRHLNGCVSPQVQLVPSTLLETVQ